A window from Rhea pennata isolate bPtePen1 chromosome 1, bPtePen1.pri, whole genome shotgun sequence encodes these proteins:
- the TCEANC gene encoding transcription elongation factor A N-terminal and central domain-containing protein yields the protein MSDQKIIVHRAHCIEKLLSENNFQDIENHLKALEGINMTVEYLQGTEAAKTVYRILKSCPSAVLKKKAKHLLSRWKALYKNNHVHSMQVKKSGSMYLEEDNERNVIPKEQSLSDGACQQEVLDATSSRILVPSQNIDKNLHNDPESNVDNQLSLFEKQHTSNGDSKPLVDESSLQQGHMKALRYKCTDLLYKALTDSTEDEKEIKKWLKLSKEIEEHVFALHAKNDKKYKNCIRSKISNLKNPKSCHLKHNLSTGTLSPKAFAEMTVMEMASDELKQLRALYTESSVQEHQLPQVINGTQTNKIKCRRCEKFDCTVTMIARGTLFLPGWVRNTNPDDQMMTYVICKACGEQWYHSRWVCL from the coding sequence ATGTCTGACCAGAAAATTATTGTGCACAGAGCCCATTGTATTGAAAAGCTACTGTCTGAGAATAATTTCCAAGATATTGAAAATCATCTTAAAGCGCTTGAAGGTATTAATATGACTGTAGAATATCTTCAGGGGACAGAAGCTGCCAAGACGGTATACCGAATACTCAAGAGCTGCCCTTCAGCAGtgttgaaaaagaaagcaaagcatttaTTATCTAGGTGGAAAGCACTTTACAAGAATAACCATGTTCACTCAATGCAAGTTAAAAAGTCAGGCTCTATGTATTTGGAAGAAGACAATGAACGTAATGTGATTCCAAAAGAACAGTCACTGTCAGATGGAGCATGTCAGCAGGAGGTATTAGATGCTACTAGTTCTAGAATTTTGGTCCCATCACAAAATATTGACAAAAATTTACATAATGATCCAGAAAGCAATGTGGATaatcagctttctctttttgaaaaacagcataCAAGTAATGGAGATTCTAAACCTCTTGTTGATGAATCAAGCTTGCAGCAGGGTCACATGAAAGCTCTGAGGTATAAATGCACAGATCTTCTTTATAAAGCTTTGACTGATTCtactgaagatgaaaaagaaatcaagaagtGGCTAAAGCTGTCAAAAGAAATTGAAGAGCATGTATTTGCTCTTCATGCTAAAAATGACAAGAAGTATAAAAATTGCATCAGAAGCAAAATCTCTAACTTGAAGAACCCTAAAAGTTGTCACTTAAAACATAACCTTTCTACAGGGACTTTGAGTCCAAAGGCCTTTGCTGAGATGACAGTGATGGAAATGGCTAGTGATGAACTGAAACAGCTCAGGGCTCTTTACACAGAATCTTCTGTTCAGGAACATCAGCTTCCACAAGTCATAAACGGcacacagacaaacaaaataaagtgtAGGCGCTGTGAAAAATTCGATTGCACTGTCACAATGATTGCCAGAGGAACTCTCTTTCTTCCAGGTTGGGTGCGAAACACAAACCCAGATGACCAAATGATGACTTACGTTATTTGTAAGGCATGTGGAGAACAATGGTATCATAGCAGATGGGTCTGTTTGTAA